A genomic segment from Dermatobacter hominis encodes:
- a CDS encoding LLM class F420-dependent oxidoreductase, whose product MANLTGTGIWSSALRYGDVDVAKEAAAELESLGYSAIWLPDVGGDVWTPLDAVLGATTSTTVATGILNIWMHEPAVAAAEFQRLVAAHGPRFLMGLGVSHGSFINATGAGNYSKPLTHMREYLDGLDATPEPVPTTDRVLAALGPKMLDLARTRAAGTHPYLVVPEHTAQARERLGAGPLVAPEQGVVLTTDPARAREVARQHLSIYLTLPNYANNWFRLGFTEEDTLDGGSDRLVDALIVWGDEDAILARVQAHRDAGADHVCLQVLGEDLPLDDWRRLAPVVTG is encoded by the coding sequence ATGGCGAACCTCACCGGCACCGGCATCTGGAGCAGCGCCCTCCGCTACGGCGACGTCGACGTGGCGAAGGAGGCGGCGGCCGAGCTCGAGTCGCTCGGCTACTCGGCGATCTGGTTGCCCGACGTGGGCGGCGACGTGTGGACGCCGCTCGACGCGGTGCTCGGCGCCACGACGTCGACCACCGTCGCGACCGGAATCCTCAACATCTGGATGCACGAGCCCGCCGTGGCCGCCGCCGAGTTCCAGCGACTCGTCGCCGCGCACGGGCCGCGGTTCCTCATGGGCCTCGGCGTGAGCCACGGCTCGTTCATCAACGCCACCGGCGCGGGCAACTACTCGAAGCCGCTGACCCACATGCGCGAGTACCTCGACGGGCTCGACGCCACGCCGGAGCCGGTGCCGACCACCGACCGGGTGCTCGCCGCGCTCGGCCCGAAGATGCTCGACCTCGCCCGGACCCGGGCGGCCGGCACGCACCCGTACCTGGTGGTGCCCGAGCACACGGCGCAGGCGCGGGAACGGCTCGGCGCGGGACCGCTCGTCGCGCCGGAGCAGGGCGTCGTGCTCACGACCGATCCGGCGCGGGCGCGCGAGGTCGCCCGCCAGCACCTGTCGATCTACCTGACGCTGCCCAACTACGCGAACAACTGGTTCCGGCTCGGCTTCACCGAAGAGGACACGCTCGACGGGGGCAGCGACCGGCTGGTCGACGCGCTCATCGTCTGGGGCGACGAGGACGCGATCCTCGCCCGGGTCCAGGCCCACCGCGACGCCGGCGCCGACCACGTCTGCCTCCAGGTGCTCGGCGAGGACCTGCCGCTCGACGACTGGCGCCGCCTCGCCCCCGTCGTCACCGGCTGA
- a CDS encoding alpha-galactosidase, with amino-acid sequence MSDAPTSQPIRIDAGGWGLSWVADDDGRLHQLGLGPEGHTVPLEVGAQWYPLAFPTLDGTDPFRPPALQITHADGTLTTRLALTAVERDDDPSGSHVVVRTTDERFDLTVEHHFRSHPDSGVLEQWAEVFHVEDGPVTLLAHDTLALFLMVPDDAELVQFGGAGWADEWRWSTDPLTIGTTVLGSLGGVQPHLQRSPCLLLSPAGPFGGPDGAVAQDEGEVIGLSVAWGGNSHLTLDVKPRAELDAPRELRLRAGANALGAPYRLDPGVRMVLPTVAWTWSTTGRDGVTEAFHRWSRDRVLRDPDRLRPLVVNNWEATFFDFDESRIVGLIDRAADLGADVFLLDDGWFGTTHPRDDDTQGLGDWDHDVRKLPGGLAPLADAAAARGIRFGIWVEPEMVNPLSELHEAHPEWELRDGREPRLHRHQLHLDPLQPDVRDFEVGVVDRTLASAPSTSYVKWDANRPITDPGSRALPTDRQANVWFDHVGATWDVMARVAEGHPDVELMLCASGGGRVDHGTLRWFHEFWTSDNTDPVTRVRMQWACSHFFPGAVMAAHVTRWGERPLPFACAVALSGRFGIDLDLGAVSAEEDAVLRRAVAWARRTQDVVQRGVVRRYVSPVEGPDRSRAAWSVHGDDGRVAVFAFQLDEPATSAPTLRVRGLDPAASYEVRATDLDGFDETSTATGAELTDGIAWPLDAPLTARLWELTPTDPA; translated from the coding sequence GTGAGCGACGCCCCCACCAGCCAGCCCATCCGCATCGACGCCGGCGGCTGGGGGCTCAGCTGGGTGGCCGACGACGACGGCCGGCTCCACCAGCTCGGCCTCGGGCCCGAGGGCCACACCGTCCCGCTCGAGGTCGGCGCGCAGTGGTACCCGCTGGCGTTCCCGACGCTCGACGGCACCGATCCGTTCCGCCCGCCGGCCCTGCAGATCACCCACGCCGACGGGACGCTCACCACCCGCCTGGCGCTGACCGCGGTCGAGCGTGACGACGACCCGAGCGGCAGCCACGTCGTCGTGCGCACGACCGACGAGCGGTTCGACCTGACCGTCGAGCACCACTTCCGCAGCCACCCCGACTCGGGCGTGCTCGAGCAGTGGGCCGAGGTGTTCCACGTCGAGGACGGCCCGGTCACGCTGCTCGCGCACGACACGCTCGCCCTGTTCCTGATGGTCCCCGACGACGCCGAGCTCGTGCAGTTCGGCGGGGCGGGCTGGGCCGACGAGTGGCGCTGGAGCACCGACCCGCTCACGATCGGGACGACCGTGCTCGGGAGCCTCGGCGGCGTGCAGCCGCACCTCCAGCGCAGCCCGTGCCTCCTGCTGTCGCCGGCTGGTCCGTTCGGTGGCCCGGACGGCGCCGTCGCGCAGGACGAGGGCGAGGTGATCGGGCTGAGCGTGGCGTGGGGCGGCAACTCGCACCTCACCCTCGACGTGAAGCCGCGGGCCGAGCTCGACGCGCCGCGGGAGCTCCGGCTGCGCGCCGGGGCCAACGCCCTCGGCGCGCCGTACCGGCTCGACCCGGGCGTGCGCATGGTGCTGCCGACCGTGGCGTGGACGTGGTCGACGACCGGCCGGGACGGCGTGACCGAGGCGTTCCACCGGTGGAGCCGCGACCGCGTGCTGCGCGACCCCGACCGCCTGCGCCCGCTCGTCGTCAACAACTGGGAGGCGACGTTCTTCGACTTCGACGAGTCCCGCATCGTCGGCCTGATCGACCGCGCCGCCGACCTCGGCGCCGACGTGTTCCTCCTCGACGACGGCTGGTTCGGCACCACCCACCCGCGGGACGACGACACGCAGGGCCTCGGCGACTGGGACCACGACGTGCGCAAGCTGCCCGGCGGGCTCGCACCGCTCGCCGACGCGGCGGCGGCCCGGGGCATCCGCTTCGGCATCTGGGTCGAGCCCGAGATGGTGAACCCGCTCAGCGAGCTGCACGAGGCCCACCCCGAGTGGGAGCTGCGCGACGGCCGCGAGCCGCGCCTGCACCGGCACCAGCTGCACCTCGATCCGCTGCAGCCCGACGTGCGCGACTTCGAGGTCGGCGTCGTCGACCGCACGCTCGCGTCGGCGCCGTCGACGAGCTACGTGAAGTGGGACGCCAACCGCCCGATCACCGACCCCGGTTCGAGGGCGCTGCCGACCGATCGGCAGGCCAACGTCTGGTTCGACCACGTCGGCGCGACCTGGGACGTCATGGCGCGCGTCGCCGAGGGACACCCCGACGTCGAGCTGATGCTCTGCGCCTCGGGCGGCGGGCGCGTCGACCACGGCACCCTTCGCTGGTTCCACGAGTTCTGGACCTCGGACAACACCGACCCGGTCACGCGCGTCCGCATGCAGTGGGCGTGCTCGCACTTCTTCCCCGGCGCGGTGATGGCGGCGCACGTGACCCGGTGGGGCGAGCGGCCGTTGCCCTTCGCGTGCGCGGTCGCGCTGTCCGGCCGCTTCGGCATCGACCTCGACCTCGGTGCGGTCAGTGCGGAGGAGGACGCGGTCCTGCGGAGGGCGGTGGCGTGGGCCCGCCGGACCCAGGACGTCGTCCAGCGCGGCGTGGTGCGGCGGTACGTCTCGCCGGTCGAGGGGCCCGACCGCTCACGCGCCGCCTGGTCGGTGCACGGCGACGACGGTCGGGTGGCGGTGTTCGCGTTCCAGCTCGACGAGCCGGCGACCTCGGCGCCGACGCTCCGGGTGCGAGGGCTCGATCCCGCGGCGTCCTACGAGGTGCGCGCCACCGACCTCGACGGCTTCGACGAGACGTCGACCGCCACGGGTGCCGAGCTCACCGACGGCATCGCCTGGCCCCTCGACGCGCCGCTGACCGCGCGCCTCTGGGAGCTCACCCCGACCGACCCCGCCTGA
- a CDS encoding extracellular solute-binding protein, with product MAALAVALCAGGLAACSSGDDSGTPTLIWYINPDNGGQKTLAQECGDASDGAYRIQTQILPNEADAQREQLVRRLAAQDSSIDLMSLDPPFVAEFANAGYLRPITDPADVDQLTAGVLDAPMKTAEWDGELVATPFWANTQLLWYRKSVAAAAGVDPTSEAFTWQAMIEAAESQEKRIGVQGRRYEGYMVWINALVASAGGQIITDADKGKDAKPSMAGPAGDAAAKIVGGLARSPAAPADMSTAGEEEARSLFQGDSGSFMVNWPYVYQAAKESVEAGAIDQSVLDDIAWARYPQAVAGEQSAPPLGGIDLAIGNFTDHPDEALDAVKCITSVENNAQYMVESGNPAARAAAYDDPKVKEAFPMADLIRDSIDTAGPRPITPYYGDVSTSVQRVWHPSTAVRSPATPEETDEFMTEVLRGERLL from the coding sequence GTGGCGGCGCTGGCGGTCGCCCTGTGCGCGGGTGGGCTCGCCGCCTGCTCGAGCGGCGACGACTCCGGCACGCCGACGCTCATCTGGTACATCAACCCGGACAACGGCGGGCAGAAGACGCTCGCCCAGGAGTGCGGCGACGCCAGCGACGGGGCCTACCGGATCCAGACGCAGATCCTCCCGAACGAGGCCGACGCCCAGCGCGAGCAGCTCGTCCGCCGCCTGGCCGCGCAGGACAGCTCGATCGACCTGATGAGCCTGGACCCGCCGTTCGTCGCCGAGTTCGCGAACGCCGGCTACCTCCGGCCGATCACCGACCCGGCCGACGTCGATCAGCTGACGGCCGGCGTGCTCGACGCACCGATGAAGACGGCCGAGTGGGACGGCGAGCTCGTCGCCACGCCGTTCTGGGCCAACACGCAGCTGCTCTGGTACCGCAAGTCGGTCGCCGCAGCGGCGGGCGTGGATCCGACCTCCGAGGCCTTCACCTGGCAGGCGATGATCGAGGCCGCCGAGTCGCAGGAGAAGCGCATCGGCGTCCAGGGCCGCCGGTACGAGGGCTACATGGTGTGGATCAACGCACTCGTCGCCTCGGCCGGTGGCCAGATCATCACCGACGCCGACAAGGGCAAGGACGCCAAGCCCTCGATGGCCGGTCCCGCCGGCGACGCCGCCGCGAAGATCGTCGGGGGCCTCGCCCGATCGCCGGCGGCGCCGGCCGACATGTCGACCGCGGGCGAGGAGGAGGCCCGCTCGCTGTTCCAGGGCGACTCCGGCTCCTTCATGGTCAACTGGCCGTACGTGTACCAGGCCGCCAAGGAGTCGGTGGAGGCCGGTGCCATCGACCAGTCGGTGCTCGACGACATCGCGTGGGCCCGCTACCCCCAGGCCGTCGCCGGCGAGCAGAGCGCCCCGCCCCTCGGCGGCATCGACCTCGCCATCGGCAACTTCACCGACCACCCGGACGAGGCCCTCGACGCGGTGAAGTGCATCACCTCGGTCGAGAACAACGCCCAGTACATGGTCGAGTCGGGCAACCCGGCCGCCCGCGCCGCCGCCTACGACGACCCGAAGGTCAAGGAGGCGTTCCCGATGGCGGACCTGATCCGCGACTCGATCGACACCGCCGGTCCTCGTCCCATCACGCCGTACTACGGCGACGTGTCGACGTCGGTCCAGCGGGTCTGGCACCCGTCGACCGCCGTCCGCTCGCCGGCGACGCCCGAGGAGACCGATGAGTTCATGACCGAGGTCCTCAGAGGGGAGCGCCTGCTGTGA
- a CDS encoding carbohydrate ABC transporter permease: MTAVIEPEAAGAGPPEPPPAPKAAARTDRARHERRLGLRLSAPAFIVMILVTAYPLGYAVVLSLFSYRLTDPEGREFVGLSNYWVVLTDPVWWGAVSTTAIITVVSVAVELVLGFAFAWVMFRIIRGRSLVRTGILVPYGIITVVSAFIWRYAFQLDSGFVNTWFGLEDFNWFGERWSSLFVIVLSEIWKTTPFISLLLLAGLVQVPEDMLEAAKVDGATAWQRLWKIVLPNMKAAIMVAVLFRTLDAWRIFDNPFIMTQGANGTETLSFLAYRQNVTLVNLGSGSAVSVLLFLTVFLIAFIFVKGFKTDLSQVRGD; this comes from the coding sequence GTGACCGCAGTGATCGAACCCGAAGCCGCGGGCGCCGGCCCGCCCGAACCACCGCCTGCGCCGAAGGCTGCGGCGCGCACCGACCGGGCCAGGCACGAGCGACGCCTCGGCCTGCGCCTCTCGGCGCCGGCGTTCATCGTGATGATCCTGGTGACCGCGTACCCGCTCGGCTACGCCGTCGTGCTGTCGCTGTTCAGCTACCGGCTCACCGACCCGGAGGGCAGGGAGTTCGTCGGCCTGTCGAACTACTGGGTCGTGCTGACCGACCCCGTGTGGTGGGGCGCCGTCAGCACGACCGCGATCATCACGGTCGTGAGCGTCGCGGTGGAGCTGGTGCTCGGCTTCGCCTTCGCCTGGGTGATGTTCCGGATCATCAGGGGCCGCTCGCTCGTGCGCACGGGCATCCTCGTGCCGTACGGGATCATCACCGTCGTCTCGGCCTTCATCTGGCGCTACGCCTTCCAGCTCGACTCCGGCTTCGTGAACACGTGGTTCGGGCTCGAGGACTTCAACTGGTTCGGCGAGCGGTGGTCGTCCCTGTTCGTCATCGTCCTCTCGGAGATCTGGAAGACGACGCCGTTCATCTCGCTCCTGCTGCTGGCCGGCCTGGTGCAGGTCCCCGAGGACATGCTCGAGGCGGCCAAGGTCGACGGAGCGACCGCGTGGCAACGGCTCTGGAAGATCGTCCTGCCGAACATGAAGGCGGCGATCATGGTCGCCGTGCTCTTCCGCACGCTCGACGCGTGGCGGATCTTCGACAACCCGTTCATCATGACGCAGGGCGCCAACGGCACCGAGACCCTGTCGTTCCTGGCCTACCGCCAGAACGTGACGCTCGTGAACCTGGGCTCCGGCTCGGCCGTGTCGGTCCTGCTGTTCCTCACCGTCTTCCTGATCGCCTTCATCTTCGTGAAGGGCTTCAAGACGGACCTGTCCCAGGTGAGGGGTGATTGA
- a CDS encoding carbohydrate ABC transporter permease, giving the protein MAGTGNRTSNWWTAWGLLILVWAAFPLLWMVSLSFRSPDSFGAGPTFWPKEWTWENYSTVFSDELFTSALRNSFGISIIATVLSVVIAMFAAYAIARLDFPGKRLLLSMALAIAMFPVAALVGPLFNMWRGLGIYDTWIGLIIPYLTFALPLSIWTMSAFFRQIPWEMEQAAQVDGATPWQAFRKVIVPLAAPGVFTTAILTFFFCWNEFLLAISLTSTDRARTVPAALSFFTGSSQFQSPIAPIMAASVVVTIPIVLLVLAFQRRIVAGLTSGAVKG; this is encoded by the coding sequence ATGGCCGGCACCGGCAACCGCACCAGCAACTGGTGGACGGCGTGGGGGCTGCTCATCCTCGTGTGGGCGGCGTTCCCCCTCCTCTGGATGGTGTCGCTCTCCTTCCGCAGCCCCGACAGCTTCGGCGCCGGTCCCACGTTCTGGCCGAAGGAGTGGACGTGGGAGAACTACTCGACGGTGTTCAGCGACGAGCTGTTCACCTCGGCGCTGCGCAACTCGTTCGGCATCTCGATCATCGCCACCGTCCTGTCGGTGGTCATCGCGATGTTCGCCGCCTACGCGATCGCCCGGCTCGACTTCCCCGGCAAGCGGCTGCTGCTGTCCATGGCGCTGGCCATCGCGATGTTCCCCGTCGCGGCGCTGGTCGGCCCGCTGTTCAACATGTGGCGCGGGCTCGGGATCTACGACACGTGGATCGGGCTGATCATCCCGTACCTGACGTTCGCCCTGCCGCTGTCGATCTGGACCATGTCGGCGTTCTTCCGCCAGATCCCCTGGGAGATGGAGCAGGCCGCCCAGGTCGACGGGGCCACGCCGTGGCAGGCGTTCCGGAAGGTGATCGTCCCGCTCGCCGCGCCGGGCGTGTTCACGACCGCCATCCTCACCTTCTTCTTCTGCTGGAACGAGTTCCTGCTCGCCATCTCGCTGACCTCGACCGACAGGGCCCGCACGGTCCCCGCGGCGCTGTCGTTCTTCACCGGCAGCTCCCAGTTCCAGAGCCCGATCGCCCCGATCATGGCGGCCTCGGTCGTCGTGACGATCCCGATCGTCCTCCTCGTCCTCGCGTTCCAGCGCCGGATCGTCGCCGGGTTGACCTCCGGCGCCGTGAAGGGCTGA
- a CDS encoding ABC transporter ATP-binding protein: MAAITMQHLVKTYGDGFKAVNDISLDIADGEFMILVGPSGCGKSTLLRMIVGLEDITSGELEIGGERVNDLAPRDRNLAMVFQNYALYPHLTVFENIAFPLRLRKDMSGDEIDRKVREAAEVLELTEHLDRKPSNLSGGQRQRVAMGRAIVRDAQVFLFDEPLSNLDAKLRGQMRTEILRLQRRMGTTTVYVTHDQTEAMTLGDRVALMRRGEIQQVGTPRELYEHPVNLFVAGFIGSPPMNFVPGAMEDGKLHLPFVSFELPEDRREVVGDRHYVTIGIRPERFEDRELLDEARVPKGVGFDAPVDVVEWLGNEQYAYVPFETDPKLLEGLSELERELDGEQARTQLVVALEPTSRVAPGETAQFWFDPEDMHIFDAGTGENLTRELALGASVTTGSATAGAGSGG, encoded by the coding sequence GTGGCCGCCATCACGATGCAGCACCTGGTCAAGACCTACGGCGACGGCTTCAAGGCCGTCAACGACATCAGCCTGGACATCGCCGACGGCGAGTTCATGATCCTGGTCGGGCCCTCCGGCTGCGGGAAGTCGACGCTGCTCCGCATGATCGTCGGGCTCGAGGACATCACCTCGGGCGAGCTCGAGATCGGCGGCGAACGGGTCAACGACCTCGCGCCGCGGGACCGGAACCTCGCGATGGTGTTCCAGAACTACGCGCTGTACCCGCACCTCACCGTGTTCGAGAACATCGCCTTCCCGCTGCGGCTCCGCAAGGACATGAGCGGCGACGAGATCGACCGCAAGGTGCGCGAGGCGGCCGAGGTCCTCGAGCTGACCGAGCACCTCGACCGCAAGCCGAGCAACCTCTCGGGCGGCCAGCGCCAGCGCGTCGCGATGGGTCGGGCGATCGTGCGCGACGCCCAGGTGTTCCTGTTCGACGAGCCGCTGTCGAACCTCGACGCCAAGCTGCGCGGCCAGATGCGCACCGAGATCCTGCGCCTGCAGCGCCGGATGGGCACGACGACCGTCTACGTCACCCACGACCAGACCGAGGCCATGACCCTCGGCGACCGCGTCGCGCTGATGCGGCGCGGCGAGATCCAGCAGGTCGGCACGCCGCGGGAGCTCTACGAGCACCCCGTCAACCTGTTCGTCGCCGGCTTCATCGGATCGCCGCCGATGAACTTCGTCCCCGGCGCCATGGAGGACGGGAAGCTCCACCTGCCGTTCGTGAGCTTCGAGCTGCCCGAGGACCGCCGCGAGGTCGTCGGCGACCGGCACTACGTCACGATCGGCATCCGGCCCGAGCGGTTCGAGGACCGGGAGCTGCTCGACGAGGCCCGGGTGCCGAAGGGCGTGGGCTTCGACGCCCCGGTCGACGTGGTCGAGTGGCTCGGCAACGAGCAGTACGCGTACGTGCCGTTCGAGACCGACCCGAAGCTGCTCGAGGGCCTGTCGGAGCTGGAGCGCGAGCTCGACGGCGAGCAGGCCCGCACCCAGCTCGTGGTCGCGCTCGAGCCGACGAGCCGCGTCGCGCCCGGCGAGACCGCCCAGTTCTGGTTCGACCCGGAGGACATGCACATCTTCGACGCCGGCACCGGCGAGAACCTGACCCGGGAGCTGGCGCTGGGTGCCTCGGTCACGACCGGATCGGCGACCGCGGGGGCCGGCTCCGGCGGCTGA
- a CDS encoding DUF4032 domain-containing protein has product MAAPELRLRQTPPGLLALPWTRPLGEWRAPEVELRELPVGPSRHLVRFVESDGRLWALKELSPSLANREYEVLRELERRHLAAVRVAGVVTQPALDTAILVTHYLERSWQYRRLFMRVAGSLRAHRRRLLDAMALLLVDLHRNGVYWGDCSLANTLFIRDGQAIQAWFVDAETAELHDVLSDGQRRADLDTAVENVAGGLLDVAAARGPATLPGEMTTESLLAEAQSVATRYDQLWELLFDAPVVDLGDHDRIAARLARLEDLGFELDEVRFEPTGERTDQLRMRVAVGGRSYHSDRLRALTGIDAGEGQAAILMNDLLAYAAALRSRSRRDVSEEEAARAWYEDAFLPGVAKAQAVLGDATSPVQAYCDLLEVRWLLSEAAGRDVGDDAALAVLARREPPDESAATLVVLDPATTEIPAVPPPTTS; this is encoded by the coding sequence GTGGCGGCGCCCGAGCTGCGACTGCGCCAGACGCCCCCCGGGCTCCTGGCCCTCCCGTGGACCCGCCCGCTGGGCGAGTGGCGCGCGCCGGAGGTCGAGCTGCGCGAGCTGCCGGTCGGGCCGAGCCGCCACCTCGTCCGCTTCGTCGAGTCCGACGGCCGGCTCTGGGCGCTCAAGGAGCTGAGCCCGTCGCTCGCCAACCGCGAGTACGAGGTGCTGCGGGAGCTGGAGCGGCGGCACCTCGCCGCCGTGCGGGTCGCCGGTGTGGTCACGCAGCCGGCGCTCGACACCGCGATCCTCGTCACCCACTACCTCGAGCGGTCGTGGCAGTACCGCCGCCTGTTCATGCGCGTCGCCGGGTCGCTGCGAGCCCACCGCCGACGGCTGCTCGACGCCATGGCGCTGCTGCTCGTCGACCTGCACCGCAACGGCGTGTACTGGGGCGACTGCTCGCTGGCCAACACGCTCTTCATCCGCGACGGGCAGGCGATCCAGGCGTGGTTCGTCGACGCCGAGACCGCCGAGCTGCACGACGTGCTCAGCGACGGCCAGCGCCGGGCGGACCTCGACACCGCGGTCGAGAACGTGGCGGGTGGGCTGCTCGACGTCGCCGCCGCCCGCGGGCCGGCGACGCTGCCGGGCGAGATGACGACCGAGTCGCTGCTCGCCGAGGCGCAGAGCGTCGCCACCCGGTACGACCAGCTGTGGGAGCTGCTGTTCGACGCCCCGGTCGTCGACCTCGGCGACCACGACCGGATCGCGGCGCGGCTGGCGCGGCTCGAGGACCTGGGCTTCGAGCTCGACGAGGTCCGCTTCGAGCCGACGGGCGAGCGCACCGACCAGCTGCGCATGCGCGTCGCCGTCGGCGGCCGCAGCTACCACTCCGACCGGCTCCGCGCGCTCACGGGGATCGACGCGGGCGAGGGCCAGGCCGCGATCCTCATGAACGACCTGCTCGCGTACGCGGCGGCGCTGCGCAGCCGCTCGCGCCGCGACGTCAGCGAGGAGGAGGCGGCCCGGGCGTGGTACGAGGATGCCTTCCTGCCGGGGGTGGCCAAGGCGCAGGCGGTGCTCGGCGACGCGACGTCGCCCGTCCAGGCCTACTGCGACCTGCTCGAGGTGCGGTGGCTGCTCAGCGAGGCCGCCGGCCGCGACGTCGGCGACGACGCCGCGCTGGCGGTGCTCGCTCGGCGCGAGCCGCCCGACGAGTCGGCCGCGACGCTGGTCGTGCTCGACCCGGCGACCACCGAGATCCCGGCGGTGCCGCCGCCCACCACCTCCTGA
- a CDS encoding lysylphosphatidylglycerol synthase transmembrane domain-containing protein produces the protein MDGPQRSGRWLRAAVVVLALAGLAVFVVAEWDQVVDAAELLTHADWTWIAIGSVTSIVSIVLFAGVRSVLLGAGGAHLPLGRATTASFASGAIAATLPAGGALATGYMVQRYREAGADGGLAGWTTIATGVVAPAVLVFMTLAGYAVAGEDPSRALLPGAVALVLLGAFFAITRNPWVLRRPAEWCVRAWLALRRLVTARATTSGGDAHEDAGGAAADLADRFVDSFGAVRAGPGRWTAAWVLQVLSWIGEFVALVAAVAAMGGGTPTDLSAWGSILAIYGTSQLAGAIPIIPGGAGQVEAALVVGLTATGTDASTALAASVAFRLMSHWLVVPIGWVCVALLRRKGIDIPRDDADSPVAGGYGPDPVERLEPGG, from the coding sequence ATGGACGGCCCGCAGCGATCCGGCCGGTGGCTGCGCGCCGCGGTCGTGGTGCTCGCACTGGCCGGGCTGGCGGTGTTCGTCGTCGCGGAGTGGGACCAGGTCGTCGACGCGGCCGAGCTCCTCACCCACGCCGACTGGACCTGGATCGCCATCGGGTCGGTCACGAGCATCGTGTCGATCGTCCTGTTCGCCGGTGTGCGCTCCGTCCTGCTCGGCGCCGGCGGCGCCCACCTGCCCCTCGGCCGGGCGACCACCGCGTCCTTCGCCAGCGGCGCGATCGCGGCGACGCTCCCGGCCGGCGGCGCGCTGGCCACGGGCTACATGGTCCAGCGCTATCGCGAGGCCGGCGCCGACGGCGGCCTGGCGGGGTGGACGACGATCGCCACCGGTGTCGTCGCCCCGGCGGTGCTCGTGTTCATGACGCTGGCGGGGTACGCGGTCGCCGGCGAGGACCCGAGCCGGGCGCTGCTCCCCGGGGCCGTCGCGCTGGTCCTGCTCGGCGCCTTCTTCGCCATCACCCGGAACCCGTGGGTGCTGCGCCGCCCGGCCGAGTGGTGCGTCCGGGCCTGGCTCGCGCTCCGCCGCCTCGTCACTGCCCGCGCCACCACCTCGGGTGGCGATGCGCACGAGGACGCCGGTGGGGCGGCGGCGGACCTGGCGGACCGGTTCGTCGACTCGTTCGGCGCCGTGCGCGCCGGTCCCGGCCGCTGGACCGCGGCGTGGGTGCTGCAGGTGCTGAGCTGGATTGGCGAGTTCGTCGCGCTCGTCGCCGCCGTCGCGGCCATGGGCGGGGGGACGCCGACGGACCTGTCGGCGTGGGGGTCGATCCTGGCGATCTACGGGACCAGCCAGCTGGCCGGGGCGATCCCGATCATCCCGGGCGGGGCCGGTCAGGTCGAGGCCGCCCTGGTGGTCGGGCTGACGGCGACGGGCACCGACGCGTCGACCGCGCTCGCCGCCTCGGTCGCCTTCCGGCTCATGTCGCACTGGCTGGTCGTGCCGATCGGCTGGGTCTGCGTCGCGCTGCTCCGCCGCAAGGGGATCGACATCCCGCGCGACGATGCCGACTCACCTGTCGCCGGCGGGTACGGGCCCGATCCGGTCGAGCGGCTCGAACCCGGCGGCTGA
- a CDS encoding LytR C-terminal domain-containing protein: MATTQRPRNPRSSAPPPGPNPVNRGLILIAVGVVLAVILLIKAGGAGFDGDSSDLEIGAGDDKVTTTTEATTTTVAEQAPQTVQVVAANGSGTSGLAAKTGQLLAQSGYTQVVATDSLQPVTASQVLYANGYEANAKSIAAALGLPETAVQPLAPGTQLAKNQPPTSGVIVMIGPDLVAKVNAGGTAGGTAGATTTTVAGGTGSTSGTGTGGATTTTVKSGTSTAGATGTGGVTTTTR; encoded by the coding sequence ATGGCCACCACGCAGCGACCGAGGAACCCGCGCTCGTCGGCTCCTCCGCCCGGTCCGAACCCGGTGAACCGTGGTCTCATCCTGATCGCGGTCGGCGTCGTGCTGGCCGTCATCCTGCTGATCAAGGCCGGCGGCGCCGGCTTCGACGGCGACAGCTCCGACCTCGAGATCGGCGCTGGCGACGACAAGGTCACCACCACCACCGAGGCCACCACGACCACCGTCGCCGAGCAGGCACCGCAGACCGTCCAGGTCGTCGCGGCCAACGGCTCCGGCACCTCGGGCCTGGCCGCCAAGACCGGCCAGCTCCTCGCGCAGTCCGGCTACACGCAGGTCGTGGCGACCGACTCGCTGCAGCCGGTGACCGCGTCGCAGGTCCTCTACGCCAACGGCTACGAGGCCAACGCCAAGTCGATCGCCGCCGCCCTCGGCCTGCCCGAGACGGCCGTGCAGCCGCTCGCCCCCGGCACCCAGCTGGCCAAGAACCAGCCGCCGACGTCGGGCGTCATCGTGATGATCGGTCCCGACCTCGTGGCCAAGGTCAACGCCGGCGGGACCGCCGGCGGGACGGCCGGCGCGACCACGACGACCGTGGCCGGCGGCACCGGGAGCACGAGCGGCACCGGGACCGGCGGCGCGACGACCACGACCGTGAAGTCCGGGACGTCGACCGCGGGCGCCACGGGCACCGGCGGCGTCACGACCACGACCCGCTGA